The Streptomyces venezuelae genomic interval GGGACCGGTCGCGGGCAACGCCCTCGTCGAGCACCCCGGCATCGCGAAGATCGTCTTCACCGGCTCCACCCGGGTCGGCAAGTCGATCATGGCCAAGTGTGCCGACCAGGTGAAGCGGCTCACTCTCGAACTCGGCGGCAAGAGCCCCAACATCGTCTTCGCCGACGCGGACATCGAGGCGGCCGCCGCCGCGGCGCCGATGGCCTTCCTCGACAACAGCGGCCAGGACTGCTGCGCCCGCACTCGCATCCTCGTGCAGCGGAGCGCGTACGACCGCTTCCTGGAGCTCCTCACCCCGGCGATCGAGGAGATCGTCGTCGGCGATCCGCTCGACGAGCGCACCCAGATGGGCCCCCTCATCTCCCGCGCCCAGCTCGACCGCGTCCGCTCCTACGTCACCGAGGACCTCAAGGGGATCCGCGGCAAGGCCCCGGAGGGCCCCGGCTTCTGGTTCCCGCCGACCGTCCTCACCGACGTGCCCGAGGACGCCCCCTGCGCCGTCGAGGAGATCTTCGGCCCGGTCGCCGTCGTCCTGCCCTTCGAGGACGAGGCCGACGCGATCCGGCTCGCCAACGCCACCGAGTACGGCCTCTCCGGCTCGATCTGGACCCGGGACGTCGGCCGCGCCCTGCGCGCCTCCCGCGCCGTCCGCGCCGGCAACCTCTCCGTCAACTCCCACTCCAGCGTCCGCTACTGGACCCCGTTCGGCGGCTACCGGCAGTCCGGCCTCGGCCGCGAACTGGGCCCCGACGCCCTGACCGCCTTCACCGAAACCAAGAACGTCTTCATCAGCACGGAGGGTCCCGCACTGTGAGCAACGAGATCATCTGCCGCCGCCTGGTCGGCCGTACCGCCGTCATCACCGGAGCCGGCAGCGGCATCGGACTCGCCACCGCCCGGCGGCTCGCCTCCGAGGGTGCCAACGTCGTCTGCGGAGACATCGACGAGACGGCCGGCAAGGCCGCGGCCGAGGCCGTCGGCGGCACCTTCGTGAAGGTCGACGTCACGGACCCGGAGGAGGTCGAGGCGCTCTTCCGTACCGCCTTCGAGACCTACGGCTCCGTCGACATCGCCTTCAACAACGCCGGCATCTCCCCGCCCGACGACGACTCCATCCTGGACACCGGCCTGGAGGCCTGGAAGCGCGTCCAGGACGTCAACCTCACCTCCGTCTTCCTGTGCTGCAAGGCCGCCCTCCCGTACATGCGCCGCCAGGGCCGGGGCTCCATCATCAACACCGCCTCCTTCGTCGCGATCATGGGCGCGGCCACCAGCCAGATCTCGTACACGGCCTCCAAGGGCGGCGTCCTCGCCATGTCCCGCGAGCTGGGCGTCCAGTTCGCCCGCGAGGGCATCCGTGTCAACGCCCTCTGCCCGGGGCCGGTCAACACCCCGCTCCTCCAGGAGCTGTTCGCCAAGGACCCGGAGCGCGCCGCGCGCCGCCTCGTGCACATCCCGGTCGGCCGCTTCGCCGAGGCCGAGGAGATCGCCGCCGCCGTGGCGTTCCTCGCCAGCGACGACTCCTCCTTCGTCAACGCCAGCGACTTCCTCGTCGACGGAGGAATCTCGGGCGCGTACGTGACGCCCCTCTAGACCGCCGCCACACCCCCCACACCCCCCCACATCCCCACCCGGCAGCCGGGCGTCGCAAGGCGCCCGGCTGTTCGGCGTACCGATCTGGAGAGTGATCATGAACCACCGACTCCGTACGTCCGCGGCCG includes:
- a CDS encoding aldehyde dehydrogenase family protein, with translation MLQVLNPATEELVATVPAATPADVDAAVARATAAQRGWAAAAPADRARLLRRFAAVVDEHIEELAHLEVAEAGHTIGNARWEAGNVRDLLDFAAGGVERLNGRQIPVAGGLDVTILEPLGVVGVIAPWNFPMPIAAWATAPALAAGNAVLLKPAETTPLTALRLAELALEAGLPEGLFQVLPGTGPVAGNALVEHPGIAKIVFTGSTRVGKSIMAKCADQVKRLTLELGGKSPNIVFADADIEAAAAAAPMAFLDNSGQDCCARTRILVQRSAYDRFLELLTPAIEEIVVGDPLDERTQMGPLISRAQLDRVRSYVTEDLKGIRGKAPEGPGFWFPPTVLTDVPEDAPCAVEEIFGPVAVVLPFEDEADAIRLANATEYGLSGSIWTRDVGRALRASRAVRAGNLSVNSHSSVRYWTPFGGYRQSGLGRELGPDALTAFTETKNVFISTEGPAL
- a CDS encoding 3-oxoacyl-ACP reductase yields the protein MSNEIICRRLVGRTAVITGAGSGIGLATARRLASEGANVVCGDIDETAGKAAAEAVGGTFVKVDVTDPEEVEALFRTAFETYGSVDIAFNNAGISPPDDDSILDTGLEAWKRVQDVNLTSVFLCCKAALPYMRRQGRGSIINTASFVAIMGAATSQISYTASKGGVLAMSRELGVQFAREGIRVNALCPGPVNTPLLQELFAKDPERAARRLVHIPVGRFAEAEEIAAAVAFLASDDSSFVNASDFLVDGGISGAYVTPL